A part of Myxococcus landrumus genomic DNA contains:
- a CDS encoding NADPH:quinone oxidoreductase family protein — protein sequence MRALQMQRLDGPDGLTLVEIPEPEAAEQVLIDVVAAGVSFPDLLLSRGLYQMKPPLPFVPGVEVAGTVRAAPAGCEVKPGDRVMAFSFGLGGFAEVAAIAPEMVFRIPERWSFEAAAGVVMNYHTAHFALHRRGRVKAGETVVVHGAAGGVGTACVQVARGAGARVIAVVSDERKAEVARKAGAHEVLLSTGAWMGQVKEKTDGLGANVVVDPVGSDIFERSLKVLAPEGRLLVVGFAGGKIPEVAVNRLLLRNIDVVGVAWGGFLMHEPSLTRTIAKELEALAERGILDPVVGSVFPLEAGADALRELETRRATGKVVLRMRAG from the coding sequence ATGCGCGCACTTCAGATGCAGCGACTGGATGGACCGGACGGGCTCACGCTGGTGGAGATTCCGGAGCCCGAGGCGGCGGAGCAGGTGCTCATCGACGTGGTGGCCGCGGGCGTGAGCTTTCCCGACCTGCTGCTGAGTCGCGGGCTGTACCAGATGAAGCCGCCGCTGCCCTTCGTGCCGGGCGTGGAGGTGGCCGGGACGGTGCGGGCCGCGCCCGCGGGCTGTGAGGTGAAGCCCGGAGACCGTGTGATGGCGTTCAGCTTCGGGCTGGGCGGATTCGCGGAGGTGGCGGCCATCGCGCCGGAGATGGTCTTCCGCATCCCAGAGCGCTGGAGCTTCGAGGCAGCCGCGGGTGTGGTGATGAACTACCACACGGCCCACTTCGCCCTGCACCGCCGAGGGCGCGTGAAGGCGGGCGAGACGGTGGTGGTGCACGGCGCCGCGGGCGGTGTGGGGACGGCGTGTGTGCAGGTGGCGCGCGGTGCGGGCGCCCGGGTCATCGCGGTGGTGAGCGACGAGCGCAAGGCGGAGGTGGCCCGCAAGGCGGGGGCCCACGAGGTGCTGCTGTCCACGGGCGCCTGGATGGGCCAGGTCAAGGAGAAGACGGACGGACTGGGCGCCAATGTGGTGGTGGACCCGGTGGGCAGCGACATCTTCGAGCGGAGCCTCAAGGTGCTGGCGCCAGAGGGCCGGCTCCTGGTGGTGGGCTTCGCGGGAGGGAAGATCCCCGAGGTGGCCGTCAACCGGCTGCTGCTGCGCAACATCGACGTGGTGGGCGTGGCCTGGGGTGGGTTCCTCATGCACGAGCCCTCGCTGACGCGCACCATCGCGAAGGAGCTGGAGGCCCTGGCGGAGCGCGGCATCCTCGACCCGGTGGTGGGGAGCGTCTTCCCCCTGGAGGCGGGGGCGGATGCGCTTCGCGAGCTGGAGACGCGGCGCGCCACGGGCAAGGTCGTCCTGCGGATGCGCGCGGGGTGA
- a CDS encoding DUF790 family protein — MLTRELLAFRVTKGVLRPAFVKRDDPALLTLATELLATVESSRDATSDDVEETLGLSAGAFSRPKIARGLVKLLVDRLAFEEPAPGVSEARWERLKTAAQVLRTLTPGTSVEDYEALLETTLGTPLPVAREALYADLPGNRKLLGWDGDALTAQELVDRYNLALAQGPLLSARRLTLRARSPELLRVRKVLRWLKFCRLVADVRRDGPDWELEVEGPGAMLAMQKKYGLQLASFLSVVPVLERWELKATVEPSRRQATLMLSDKDPLLSPLPAALGHIPEEVALLSEGFTDEDWELDLTPLPRHVGAMGLCVPDLTFRHRTSSREVALELFHAWHAGALNRRLAELRTRPDDGLLLGVDRALLSKEGAEREALESHPQVVLFHGFPSVKKLRDRLAKLAAPKPKGKART; from the coding sequence GTGCTGACCCGAGAGCTCCTCGCCTTCCGGGTGACGAAAGGCGTGCTGCGCCCCGCCTTCGTGAAGCGCGACGACCCGGCCCTCCTCACGCTCGCCACCGAGCTCCTCGCCACCGTCGAGTCCTCTCGCGACGCGACGAGCGACGACGTGGAGGAGACCCTGGGCCTGTCCGCGGGCGCCTTCTCCCGTCCGAAAATCGCGCGCGGGTTGGTGAAGCTGCTCGTCGACCGGCTCGCCTTCGAGGAGCCCGCGCCCGGTGTCTCCGAGGCCCGTTGGGAGCGACTGAAGACCGCCGCCCAGGTCCTGCGCACGCTGACCCCGGGCACCTCCGTGGAGGACTACGAGGCCCTCCTGGAGACCACCTTGGGCACTCCGCTCCCCGTCGCACGCGAGGCCCTCTACGCGGACCTTCCCGGCAACCGCAAACTCCTCGGCTGGGATGGCGATGCGCTCACGGCCCAGGAGCTGGTGGACCGCTACAACCTCGCGCTGGCGCAGGGTCCCCTGCTGTCCGCCCGCCGCTTGACGCTCAGGGCCCGCTCGCCGGAGCTGCTGCGCGTGCGCAAGGTCCTGCGCTGGCTGAAGTTCTGCCGGCTCGTCGCGGACGTGCGCCGCGATGGACCCGACTGGGAGCTGGAGGTCGAAGGCCCGGGCGCCATGCTCGCGATGCAGAAGAAGTACGGCCTTCAGCTCGCCTCGTTCCTGTCCGTGGTCCCCGTGCTCGAGCGCTGGGAGCTCAAGGCCACCGTGGAGCCCTCGCGCCGCCAGGCCACCCTGATGCTGAGCGACAAGGACCCGCTCCTCTCTCCCCTACCCGCCGCGTTGGGCCACATCCCGGAGGAAGTGGCCCTGCTCTCCGAGGGCTTCACCGATGAGGACTGGGAGCTGGACCTGACGCCCCTGCCCCGCCACGTGGGCGCCATGGGCCTGTGCGTCCCCGACCTGACCTTCCGCCATCGCACCTCCAGCCGGGAGGTCGCGCTGGAGCTCTTCCACGCCTGGCACGCGGGAGCCCTGAACCGCAGGCTGGCGGAGCTGCGCACCCGCCCCGACGATGGCTTGCTGCTGGGCGTGGACCGGGCACTCCTGTCGAAGGAAGGCGCGGAGCGCGAAGCCCTGGAGTCCCATCCGCAGGTCGTGCTCTTCCACGGGTTCCCCTCCGTGAAGAAGCTCCGCGACCGGCTGGCGAAGCTGGCCGCCCCGAAACCCAAGGGCAAGGCCAGGACCTAG
- a CDS encoding metallophosphoesterase family protein translates to MKLYAISDLHLRHADNRQALQTLPFFPDDWLIVAGDVGETLSEMDFMLRTLTARFRQVIWVPGNHELWTLPSEQPSLKGDARYQRLVALCRSHGALTPEDPYVRWPGEGPHRVIVPMFLGYDYSFRPDHVPAEKALDWAMEENLLCTDEVLLHPEPYGTRTEWCIARVEATRARLESLPAGCSTILINHYPLRHEHVWLPRIPRFSIWCGTKRTEDWHARYRAEVVVTGHLHIPFTQWRDGVRFEEVSLGYPSQWKHRGGIERCLREILPGAPRKSP, encoded by the coding sequence ATGAAGCTCTACGCCATCAGCGACTTGCACCTGCGTCACGCCGACAACCGTCAGGCCCTGCAGACCCTCCCCTTCTTCCCCGATGACTGGCTCATCGTCGCGGGCGACGTGGGCGAAACGCTGTCCGAGATGGACTTCATGCTGCGCACGCTGACGGCGCGCTTCCGGCAGGTCATCTGGGTTCCGGGCAACCACGAGCTGTGGACGCTCCCCTCCGAGCAACCCTCGCTGAAGGGCGACGCGCGCTACCAGCGGCTGGTGGCCTTGTGCCGGAGTCACGGCGCGCTCACTCCCGAGGACCCGTACGTGCGCTGGCCCGGAGAGGGCCCCCACCGCGTCATCGTCCCCATGTTCCTGGGCTACGACTATTCGTTCCGCCCGGACCACGTCCCGGCGGAGAAGGCGCTGGACTGGGCCATGGAGGAGAACCTGCTCTGCACCGACGAGGTCCTCCTGCATCCGGAGCCCTACGGCACCCGCACCGAGTGGTGCATCGCGCGCGTCGAGGCGACGCGGGCCCGGCTCGAGTCACTCCCCGCCGGCTGCTCCACCATCCTCATCAACCACTATCCGCTGCGCCACGAGCACGTGTGGCTGCCGCGCATCCCCCGCTTCTCCATCTGGTGCGGCACCAAGCGCACCGAGGACTGGCACGCGCGCTACCGGGCAGAGGTCGTCGTCACGGGCCACCTGCACATCCCCTTCACGCAGTGGCGCGACGGCGTGCGCTTCGAGGAGGTGTCGCTGGGCTACCCCTCGCAGTGGAAGCACCGGGGCGGAATCGAGCGGTGCCTCCGGGAAATCCTCCCCGGCGCCCCGCGGAAGTCTCCCTGA
- a CDS encoding response regulator, which yields MIAKPSLTFLFVDEDPRALAALRRLSRDLPGGKRFAQGMTEALALVRQEAPRVVVSGDLLPDGAGLELLEQVRAHHPCTACVLHAVSPPTRPCLRGITWVDRAAPPSQVHAQLRALGSGAC from the coding sequence ATGATTGCGAAGCCCTCGCTCACCTTCCTGTTCGTGGACGAAGACCCTCGCGCGCTCGCGGCCTTGCGGCGCCTGTCGAGAGACTTGCCAGGTGGGAAGCGCTTCGCCCAAGGCATGACGGAGGCCCTGGCGCTCGTACGCCAGGAGGCGCCGCGCGTCGTGGTGAGCGGGGACCTGCTCCCGGATGGAGCGGGGCTGGAGCTGCTGGAGCAGGTGCGCGCCCACCACCCCTGCACGGCCTGCGTGCTGCACGCGGTGAGCCCGCCCACCCGGCCCTGCCTGCGGGGCATCACCTGGGTGGACCGCGCCGCGCCCCCGTCCCAGGTGCACGCACAGCTTCGCGCCCTGGGCTCGGGCGCCTGCTGA
- a CDS encoding DNA glycosylase AlkZ-like family protein, whose product MASTSRPSPTVLQPDKARRYLIGQHGLARPLHPPGARGARALLKALRCIQLDPLDVIGTNADLVALARVDGLARGDVYRHLLPGHAFEHFAKERCLLPASAFPYYRDHAVQAPWWRQTERLKRIPESVLDAVLDEVTRKGPSSSRDLTDHGTVKPLDWSGWKSTARATAMALDVLWTRCQVVVCGRGPGGKIYDIPHRALPRMAAASVKTPFQRWALLERVEAAGLLSRASGPHWSSISDVRTASLPDTLIAEGALEEVSVPGSPRRYLAPTGFREREFPEPDARMRILGPLDPVLWDRGLVRVAFGFDYVWEVYKPAEQRQWGWYVCPLLHRGKLVGRLEARVREGELQVDNLWREKGVKLDDAALDEALARHAVACGAQLARRPRARVAS is encoded by the coding sequence GTGGCTTCGACCTCGCGTCCCTCCCCCACCGTGCTTCAGCCCGACAAGGCACGGCGATACCTCATCGGACAGCACGGCCTCGCACGGCCCCTCCATCCTCCAGGAGCACGCGGTGCTCGCGCGCTCCTCAAGGCGCTGCGCTGCATCCAACTCGACCCGCTGGATGTCATCGGCACCAACGCGGACCTCGTCGCCCTCGCACGTGTGGACGGACTGGCCCGCGGTGACGTGTACCGCCACCTCTTGCCCGGTCACGCCTTCGAGCACTTCGCCAAGGAGCGATGCCTGCTCCCCGCGAGCGCCTTCCCGTACTACCGCGACCACGCCGTCCAGGCGCCATGGTGGCGACAGACGGAGCGACTCAAGCGCATCCCTGAATCCGTCCTCGACGCGGTGCTCGACGAAGTCACCCGCAAGGGCCCTTCGTCCTCGCGAGACCTGACGGACCACGGCACCGTGAAGCCCCTCGACTGGAGCGGCTGGAAGAGCACCGCGCGCGCCACCGCCATGGCCCTGGATGTCCTCTGGACGCGCTGCCAGGTGGTCGTGTGCGGACGTGGCCCGGGAGGCAAAATCTACGACATCCCCCATCGCGCGCTGCCGCGCATGGCCGCCGCCTCCGTGAAGACGCCCTTCCAGCGGTGGGCCCTCCTGGAGCGAGTGGAGGCCGCGGGCCTGCTGAGCCGAGCCAGTGGTCCCCATTGGTCCTCGATTTCCGACGTGCGCACCGCGTCGCTGCCCGACACGCTCATCGCCGAGGGAGCACTCGAGGAAGTGTCCGTGCCGGGCTCTCCCCGCCGCTACCTCGCCCCCACGGGCTTTCGTGAGCGCGAGTTCCCGGAGCCCGACGCACGCATGCGCATCCTCGGGCCGCTGGACCCCGTGCTCTGGGACCGGGGACTGGTGCGAGTGGCCTTCGGCTTCGACTACGTCTGGGAGGTCTACAAGCCCGCGGAGCAGCGGCAATGGGGCTGGTACGTCTGTCCCCTGCTCCACCGAGGCAAGCTCGTGGGACGGCTGGAAGCACGCGTGCGCGAGGGCGAGCTCCAGGTGGACAACTTGTGGCGCGAGAAGGGCGTGAAGCTGGACGACGCGGCCCTGGACGAAGCGCTCGCGCGGCATGCGGTGGCTTGTGGCGCACAGCTCGCTCGCCGCCCCCGGGCTCGTGTCGCGTCCTGA
- a CDS encoding XdhC family protein — protein MKDLDAILRARAHARGPCVLATVVAVSGSSYRKPGARMLMGEDGWLAGGVSGGCLETDIVRKAFFRTSTAPCALRYDSTGEGTEDEGGLSFALGCNGIVDVLLERFESGAEEALTFAAEARNLGKRAVVATVFQGPSHTVGTRWMLRDDGLEAGHVEGPLGEAVRAAAREALTQGRTWSGPVGDAQVLMEVVEPPHSLVLFGSGFDVVPVVTQATGLGWRVTVVADRPKETLRRRFPLAHSVVSAKARDAAEAVRLTPHSLVVLMTHSLPQDEVLLADLLPRPLRYLGVLGPRARTEKLLAAMSPAPGDALLEKLHAPVGLDLGAEGAEEIALSIVAELQAIVSDRDGGKLRERRAPIHTVTPPPVRKLA, from the coding sequence ATGAAGGACCTCGATGCCATCCTGCGCGCCCGTGCTCATGCTCGGGGCCCCTGTGTGTTGGCCACGGTGGTCGCGGTGTCGGGCTCGTCCTATCGCAAGCCTGGCGCCCGGATGTTGATGGGCGAGGACGGGTGGCTCGCGGGAGGCGTGAGCGGCGGGTGCCTCGAGACGGACATCGTCCGCAAGGCGTTCTTCAGGACGAGCACCGCGCCGTGCGCGCTGCGCTACGACTCCACCGGAGAGGGCACCGAGGACGAAGGTGGGTTGTCCTTCGCGCTCGGCTGCAACGGAATCGTGGACGTGCTGCTGGAGCGCTTCGAGTCGGGCGCCGAAGAAGCCCTCACATTCGCCGCCGAAGCGCGCAACCTGGGTAAGCGCGCCGTCGTGGCCACCGTCTTCCAAGGCCCGTCGCACACCGTCGGCACGCGATGGATGCTTCGCGACGATGGCCTGGAGGCAGGCCACGTAGAGGGCCCCCTGGGCGAAGCCGTCCGAGCCGCCGCGCGGGAGGCCCTGACGCAGGGGCGGACCTGGAGCGGGCCGGTGGGTGACGCCCAGGTGCTGATGGAGGTGGTGGAGCCGCCTCACTCCCTGGTGCTGTTCGGCAGCGGCTTCGATGTCGTGCCCGTCGTGACCCAGGCGACGGGGCTCGGCTGGCGCGTCACCGTCGTCGCGGACCGTCCAAAGGAGACCCTGCGTCGCCGCTTTCCCCTCGCGCACTCCGTGGTCTCCGCGAAGGCACGCGATGCCGCTGAAGCCGTGCGACTGACGCCCCACTCCCTCGTGGTGCTGATGACCCACAGCCTGCCCCAGGACGAAGTGCTGCTGGCGGACCTGCTGCCTCGCCCCCTGCGCTACCTGGGCGTGCTGGGGCCTCGGGCTCGCACGGAGAAGCTGCTCGCGGCGATGTCTCCCGCACCAGGCGACGCGCTCCTGGAGAAGCTGCACGCCCCCGTGGGATTGGACCTGGGCGCGGAAGGCGCGGAGGAGATTGCCCTGTCCATCGTCGCCGAACTGCAAGCCATCGTCTCGGACCGGGACGGCGGCAAGCTGCGCGAGCGCCGCGCCCCCATCCACACCGTGACGCCACCTCCCGTGCGGAAGCTCGCATGA
- a CDS encoding M4 family metallopeptidase: protein MVNQRVRGALGVAALSFLVGCNESTPAPEANKPQEAAKKTAALGNGINIVDTEKGTDIPTFIAGNLGELALAPAGAASMRQSDLAPALTAVAPLFHLKSGDLFLKKAYTDPQGDSHFRFGVRINDVDVYGGELRIHTRNGQIIAANTNTRSDLKAEAKPSVDASVAKSAVASDRESHDGLRIEEATELVYWRDGDQLILAHKITQTGEKKDGTPVRDFVLVNAKNGDVMVRLPQIHEAINRRMHHGNNTTTLPGTQVRLEGQPEHADPVVNTNYDHLGTVYDCYNELFGRDSIDNLGGALISTVHHRVNYVNAFWNGTQMVYGDGDGVTASNLANSLDVTAHELTHAVTDFESELIYSGESGGMNESMSDIFGAVCEWFGDGKVVSTRTWLVGDDVWTPSIPNDALRYMANPTQDGDSIDYFPDYSSGIDVHYSSGIPNLAFYLLSQGGTHPRGKTTTVVAGIGIEKAARIWYKANADILQANSGFEASKIATEQAAAQLNYDAATIASVTNAWKAVGVGVPIIIDSTEVVKNVPVTDISGGRGERKYFHIEVPEGAYDLNFSISGGTGDADLHVRFGNPPTTTTYDCRPYRSGNVESCVFPTPSQGKWYAMLNGFSPYAGVTLTVTWKGGYVPVESGVAVKNLSGAAGSSTVFTLQVPERKPGTGTNSLFVQTGEGEGNPDVYVKLGSAPTKFDYDCRSVKEHMSEVCNLHNVPAGKYYIEVFGAKGGYEGIAFIASHK from the coding sequence ATGGTGAATCAGCGAGTGCGCGGTGCACTTGGTGTAGCGGCGCTGTCTTTCCTGGTTGGTTGCAACGAGTCCACCCCTGCTCCCGAGGCCAACAAGCCCCAGGAGGCCGCGAAGAAGACCGCGGCCCTTGGCAACGGGATCAACATCGTCGACACGGAAAAAGGCACGGACATCCCCACGTTCATCGCGGGGAATCTGGGCGAGCTGGCGCTGGCGCCCGCGGGTGCCGCCTCCATGCGGCAGTCGGACCTGGCCCCCGCACTGACGGCCGTGGCCCCGCTGTTCCACCTGAAGTCGGGTGACCTGTTCCTGAAGAAGGCCTACACGGACCCTCAGGGCGACAGCCACTTCCGCTTTGGTGTGCGCATCAACGACGTGGATGTGTACGGCGGCGAGCTGCGCATCCACACCCGCAATGGGCAGATCATCGCGGCGAACACCAACACCCGCAGCGACCTGAAGGCGGAGGCCAAGCCCTCCGTGGACGCGTCCGTGGCGAAGTCCGCCGTGGCGTCGGACCGCGAGTCGCATGACGGCCTGCGCATCGAAGAGGCCACCGAGCTGGTGTACTGGCGCGATGGCGACCAGCTCATCCTGGCCCACAAGATCACCCAGACGGGCGAGAAGAAGGATGGCACGCCGGTTCGCGACTTCGTGCTCGTGAACGCGAAGAACGGCGACGTCATGGTGCGCCTGCCGCAGATTCACGAGGCCATCAACCGCCGGATGCACCACGGCAACAACACCACCACGCTGCCCGGCACCCAGGTTCGTCTCGAGGGTCAGCCGGAGCACGCCGACCCGGTCGTCAACACCAACTACGACCACCTGGGCACGGTGTACGACTGCTACAACGAGCTGTTCGGTCGTGACTCCATCGACAACCTCGGTGGCGCGCTCATCAGCACCGTCCACCACCGCGTCAACTACGTGAACGCCTTCTGGAACGGCACCCAGATGGTGTACGGCGATGGCGACGGCGTGACGGCCAGCAACCTGGCCAACTCGCTGGACGTGACGGCGCACGAGCTGACCCACGCCGTGACGGACTTCGAGTCCGAGCTCATCTACTCCGGTGAGTCCGGCGGCATGAACGAGTCCATGTCGGACATCTTCGGCGCGGTCTGCGAGTGGTTTGGCGACGGCAAGGTCGTCAGCACGCGCACGTGGCTGGTCGGTGACGACGTGTGGACGCCGTCCATCCCGAACGACGCCCTGCGCTACATGGCGAACCCCACGCAGGACGGGGACTCCATCGACTACTTCCCGGACTACTCGTCGGGCATCGACGTGCACTACAGCTCCGGTATCCCCAACCTGGCGTTCTACCTGCTGTCGCAGGGTGGCACGCACCCGCGTGGGAAGACCACGACGGTGGTGGCGGGCATCGGCATCGAGAAGGCCGCGCGCATCTGGTACAAGGCCAACGCCGACATCCTCCAGGCCAACTCTGGCTTCGAGGCCTCCAAGATCGCGACGGAGCAGGCCGCGGCGCAGCTCAACTACGACGCCGCGACGATTGCGTCCGTGACCAACGCCTGGAAGGCCGTGGGCGTGGGCGTCCCCATCATCATCGACAGCACCGAGGTGGTGAAGAACGTCCCCGTCACCGACATCTCCGGTGGCCGTGGTGAGCGCAAGTACTTCCACATCGAGGTCCCCGAGGGCGCGTACGACCTGAACTTCTCCATCTCCGGCGGCACGGGTGATGCGGACCTGCACGTTCGCTTCGGCAACCCCCCGACGACCACCACGTACGACTGCCGTCCGTACCGCAGCGGCAACGTGGAGAGCTGCGTGTTCCCGACCCCGAGCCAGGGCAAGTGGTACGCGATGCTCAACGGCTTCAGCCCGTACGCGGGCGTGACGCTGACTGTCACCTGGAAGGGGGGCTACGTCCCGGTGGAGAGCGGCGTGGCGGTGAAGAACCTGTCCGGCGCGGCGGGCTCCTCCACGGTGTTCACCCTCCAGGTTCCGGAGCGCAAGCCCGGCACCGGCACCAACAGCCTCTTCGTCCAGACGGGCGAGGGCGAGGGCAACCCCGACGTGTACGTGAAGCTCGGCTCCGCCCCGACGAAGTTCGACTACGACTGCCGCAGCGTGAAGGAGCACATGTCTGAGGTGTGCAACCTCCACAACGTGCCTGCCGGCAAGTACTACATCGAGGTCTTCGGCGCGAAGGGTGGCTACGAGGGCATCGCGTTCATCGCGTCGCACAAGTAA
- a CDS encoding helix-turn-helix transcriptional regulator: protein MEKTLASRLGGAARLARTRLNLTQADVAERIGIASEVYGRLERGHMLPSIQTFRRLCVVLSISADEALGLKPSQEVKWAAEPPSEYGESGELRRLLRRAKQLDRSAIRLLSVLAAQFKPKGS, encoded by the coding sequence ATGGAAAAGACCCTCGCCTCTCGCCTCGGAGGAGCTGCGCGCCTCGCCCGGACCCGCCTGAATCTGACGCAGGCCGACGTCGCGGAGCGCATCGGTATCGCGAGCGAAGTCTACGGGCGCCTGGAGCGCGGCCACATGCTGCCGAGCATCCAGACCTTCCGCCGGCTGTGCGTGGTGCTTTCCATCTCCGCTGACGAGGCGCTGGGCCTCAAGCCCTCCCAGGAGGTCAAGTGGGCCGCGGAGCCTCCCAGCGAGTATGGCGAGTCGGGTGAGCTGCGCCGGCTCCTGCGCCGCGCGAAGCAACTGGACCGCAGCGCCATCCGCCTCCTGAGCGTGCTGGCCGCGCAGTTCAAGCCCAAGGGGAGCTGA
- a CDS encoding right-handed parallel beta-helix repeat-containing protein, whose translation MPSPRGVLSLLLLSLTAQAAEYRVGPGQSLASIGEVPWESLQPGDTVLIHARPSPYQEKWVLGVRGTAAAPITVRGVPDAAGNLPVIQGENATTRTQLNFWNEQRGIVKIGGANRPADTTPAYLVVENLHLKRARGAFTGRNGASRYLDNAAAIFIEKGEHITIRGCILEDSGNGLFIANESSDILVERNHLHGNGNSGSIYEHNAYTEALGITYQFNRFGPLCAGCLGNNLKDRSAGTVIRYNWIEGGNRQLDLVESDSETIRAAPSYARTFVYGNVLLEPAGAGNAQVIHFGGDNGTTDHYRSQLYLFNNTILSTRTDRTTLMRLSTNAQTAHVTSNAYLVEGNTGRSLALTDAAGTIRHGGNFYETGYTRTFGTLTGTIEETATNLQGDAAGLVDIAGQDFHLLPSSPLRGAAVPPPPEAASLVVDWQYGKHRAAEPRAVSSPGHIGAYGDPAGPSTETPDAGSGAPDAGPSGPGGPGKPNDKGGCGAAGSGFAGPLGFVLLVAFALRRKWAE comes from the coding sequence ATGCCCAGCCCTCGCGGAGTCCTCAGCCTCCTGCTCCTGTCACTCACGGCCCAGGCCGCCGAGTATCGAGTGGGGCCCGGCCAGTCCCTGGCCAGCATCGGTGAAGTGCCCTGGGAGTCGCTGCAACCGGGCGACACCGTCCTCATCCACGCGCGCCCTTCGCCGTACCAGGAGAAGTGGGTGCTGGGCGTGCGAGGCACCGCCGCGGCGCCCATCACCGTGCGAGGCGTTCCGGACGCGGCGGGCAACCTGCCGGTCATCCAGGGAGAGAACGCCACCACGCGCACCCAGCTCAACTTCTGGAACGAGCAGCGCGGCATCGTGAAGATTGGCGGCGCCAATCGCCCCGCCGACACGACACCCGCCTACCTCGTGGTGGAGAACCTGCACCTCAAGCGGGCTCGAGGCGCCTTCACCGGGCGCAACGGGGCGTCCCGATACCTCGACAACGCGGCGGCCATCTTCATCGAGAAGGGTGAGCACATCACCATTCGGGGATGCATCCTGGAGGACAGCGGCAACGGCCTGTTCATCGCGAACGAGTCGTCGGACATCCTCGTCGAGCGCAACCACCTGCACGGCAACGGCAACTCCGGCAGCATCTACGAGCACAACGCGTACACCGAGGCGCTCGGAATCACCTACCAGTTCAACCGCTTCGGTCCGCTCTGCGCCGGGTGTCTGGGAAACAACCTGAAGGACCGCTCCGCCGGCACCGTCATCCGTTACAACTGGATTGAGGGAGGCAACCGGCAGCTCGACCTGGTGGAGTCCGACAGCGAGACGATTCGCGCGGCCCCGTCCTACGCGCGCACGTTCGTCTACGGCAACGTGCTGCTGGAGCCCGCGGGCGCGGGCAACGCGCAGGTCATCCACTTCGGTGGGGACAACGGGACGACGGACCACTACCGCTCGCAGCTCTACCTCTTCAACAACACCATCCTCTCCACGCGCACGGACCGCACCACGCTCATGCGCTTGTCGACGAATGCCCAGACCGCACACGTCACGAGCAATGCGTACCTCGTGGAAGGCAACACCGGCCGCTCGCTCGCGCTCACGGACGCGGCGGGGACGATTCGGCATGGCGGCAACTTCTACGAAACCGGTTACACGCGCACCTTCGGAACGCTCACCGGAACCATCGAGGAGACGGCCACCAATCTCCAGGGAGACGCCGCGGGCCTCGTGGACATCGCGGGGCAGGACTTCCACCTGCTACCGAGCTCGCCGCTGCGAGGCGCCGCCGTGCCTCCTCCGCCCGAGGCTGCGTCCCTGGTGGTGGATTGGCAGTATGGGAAGCACCGCGCTGCCGAGCCTCGCGCCGTGAGCAGCCCCGGCCACATTGGCGCCTATGGAGACCCGGCGGGCCCCAGCACCGAGACACCGGACGCGGGCTCGGGTGCGCCGGACGCGGGCCCTTCCGGGCCGGGTGGGCCGGGGAAGCCCAACGACAAGGGTGGATGTGGTGCGGCGGGTAGTGGCTTCGCGGGCCCTCTCGGGTTTGTGTTGCTGGTCGCGTTCGCGCTGCGCCGGAAGTGGGCCGAGTGA